The nucleotide sequence ACCGGGCCCGGCTCCATGATGGGCGTACCCTCCATGTCCGCGACCATCCCGCCCGGCAGGATCGCCCCCAGCCGTTTCGCAATGCGGAACTTGTTGACGGCAACCACGCTCGTCGCGATGTCCAGCACGAAGGGCGGCTCGTCCAACGCAGGCACCGCCACCGCGATGGGGTTCGTCCCCAGCCGCGGCTCCGCGCCAAACGTCGGCAGCACCTGCGGCGGCGCCGCCGACATGCACACCCCCACCATGTCGTGCGGCAGCGCCATCATCGCGTGGTACGCCGCCATGCCCACGTGCCCGCACCGCCCCATCGTCACGACGCCCATGCCCGTGTTCCGCGCCTTTTCGATTGCTATCTCCATCGCCTTGGGCGCAATGATGATGCCAAGCCCCTCGTCGGCGTCGATGTTGGCCGTCGACGGCCGGTCGCGCACCACGCGCCACTCCGGCTCCGGCTTGATCCGCCCCGTCTGGTAGCCGGTGATGTAGTTGCGCAGCATGTTCGACACACCGTGGCTGTCCACACCCCGGACGTCCGCGAGCACCAGCACATCCGCCGCGAGCGCAGCGTCATCCGACGGCACGCCCATCTTCTGGAACAACGCCGTCGTGACCGCGCGCAGGTCCTTCTCCCACACCCGGACGCAGTCCTCCTCCCGCAGTACGAAGCTCTCCAGCATCCCGCCCCTCCGGTCTTGTTATTGCCAGCACGTCCAACCCCGTT is from Chloroflexota bacterium and encodes:
- a CDS encoding Ldh family oxidoreductase, which encodes MLESFVLREEDCVRVWEKDLRAVTTALFQKMGVPSDDAALAADVLVLADVRGVDSHGVSNMLRNYITGYQTGRIKPEPEWRVVRDRPSTANIDADEGLGIIIAPKAMEIAIEKARNTGMGVVTMGRCGHVGMAAYHAMMALPHDMVGVCMSAAPPQVLPTFGAEPRLGTNPIAVAVPALDEPPFVLDIATSVVAVNKFRIAKRLGAILPGGMVADMEGTPIMEPGPVPDDFLSLPAGSLRELGSHKGYGLACVVEILSTVMGGFGFAARNTRAAPGGFAHYVAAYDIDAFSDVGEFKQTMDDFLRTLKSTKPAPGHDRVLAPGQIEAENTEERTTRGIPLHKEVVEWFRTTCAELDVPCGF